Proteins encoded by one window of Methanosarcinales archaeon:
- a CDS encoding HAD family hydrolase: MSSNAVVFDSAGTLLHMYRAAKNLINDTICYDIVTTDLASTDPNYGIVIINIDPEKLMEINESCLIHQFLDEYNIAIDIGCSSRPVSVAEARLIINFDSRAIVSDLHEVLLAVLGRCDNSRYMGVGVMIDTAHNCIPYTLSTGGRLFPGVKDVVKQLEDMGVDVYIASGDKQEDVELIAKSIGVKKEHTFGLSTPQRKGEIVVDLKGSYDKVVMVGDAINDIMAFKQADFAVMTVQQRNVRPEKLRSEADAIIDHISQIVPLVSDLI, from the coding sequence ATGTCCAGTAATGCAGTTGTTTTTGATAGCGCGGGAACCTTGCTTCATATGTACCGTGCTGCCAAGAACCTGATAAATGATACAATATGTTATGATATTGTGACCACTGACCTGGCAAGCACAGATCCGAATTACGGTATTGTGATCATTAATATTGATCCAGAAAAATTAATGGAAATAAATGAAAGCTGTCTTATCCACCAATTTCTGGATGAATACAATATCGCCATTGATATTGGATGCAGCAGCCGTCCGGTAAGTGTCGCAGAAGCACGTTTAATAATTAATTTTGATTCAAGGGCAATAGTATCTGATCTTCATGAAGTGTTACTAGCTGTATTGGGACGATGTGATAATAGCCGGTACATGGGAGTTGGGGTCATGATCGATACGGCTCATAATTGCATCCCTTACACTCTAAGTACGGGAGGACGTTTATTCCCTGGAGTAAAAGATGTGGTTAAACAGCTGGAAGATATGGGAGTGGATGTATATATTGCCTCGGGAGATAAACAGGAAGATGTCGAACTGATTGCAAAAAGCATTGGAGTAAAAAAAGAACATACTTTCGGGCTTTCAACTCCCCAGCGCAAGGGTGAGATCGTTGTGGATCTGAAAGGGTCTTATGATAAGGTTGTTATGGTCGGCGATGCCATTAATGATATTATGGCGTTCAAGCAGGCTGATTTTGCAGTAATGACGGTCCAGCAAAGGAATGTAAGACCTGAAAAACTTAGAAGTGAGGCTGATGCAATAATCGATCATATATCCCAGATCGTCCCTCTTGTGAGTGATTTGATTTGA